Proteins encoded together in one Musa acuminata AAA Group cultivar baxijiao chromosome BXJ3-6, Cavendish_Baxijiao_AAA, whole genome shotgun sequence window:
- the LOC135639739 gene encoding cyclic nucleotide-gated ion channel 2-like — MSLSDISLRDHAGLMNLPGVSAADDTLRSRWVHKIVRCWRTDDDDASGSGGGGAGSAAVECYACTQAGVPAFHSTSCDRAHPLEWEANAGSSMIPIQHHVAARRPTEGAGRRRRRRPAWVFGPVLDPRSGGVQQWNRGLLLARAVALAADPLFLYAVGVRGNRGCVEVDGRYAAAVAAVRTCADAAQVVHAWVQLRLAYVSRESLVVGCGKLVWDPKAIAAHYLRSATAFWFDLFVILPIPQVFFWLVLPRLIREEEMESIANILLLILLFQFIPKVCHSICMMRSMQQVTGYIFGTIWWGFALNLIAYFIASHVTGGCWYILAIQRVSSCLQQQCQKKNNCGFASLACSKEACDRLPLPSGVDRASCYNNVTSIRNQNGVCFSADGPFAYGIYDAALPVISSNSLTVKVLYPICWGLMTLSTFGNNLEPTSQSLEVMFGIATVLGGLMLFTLLIGNIQVFLHAVMARKRKMQLRCRDMEWWMKRRQLPSRLRQRVRQYERQRWAAMRGEDEVDLVKDLPEGLRRDIRRHLCLDLIKQVPLFQNLDDLILDNICDRVKHMVFSKDEKVIREGDPVQCMVFVVRGRLQSSQRLSKGVVATCMLGPGNFLGDELLSWCLRRPFTDRLPASSATFACVDHTEAFGLDANDLRYITEHFRYKFANDRLKRTARYYSTNWRTWAAVNIQLAWRRYKTKTRATRDQPAELGDNEQRLRLYAAIFMSIRPHDHLE; from the exons atgAGTTTGTCGGATATCTCTCTTCGTGATCACGCCGGGCTGATGAACCTACCCGGCGTTTCCGCCGCCGATGACACGTTGCGTTCCCG GTGGGTGCATAAGATTGTCCGCTGCTGGAGGACCGACGACGATGACGCCTCTGGCAGTGGCGGGGGCGGCGCCGGTTCGGCTGCGGTGGAATGCTACGCCTGCACCCAGGCCGGCGTCCCGGCCTTCCATTCCACCAGCTGCGACCGTGCCCACCCGCTCGAGTGGGAGGCGAACGCGGGGTCGTCGATGATACCCATCCAGCACCACGTGGCCGCCAGGAGACCGACCGAGGGTGCAggacggcggcggcgacggcggcccGCCTGGGTGTTCGGGCCGGTGCTGGATCCGCGGAGCGGGGGTGTGCAACAGTGGAACCGTGGGCTGCTGCTGGCGCGGGCGGTGGCGCTGGCGGCGGACCCGCTGTTCCTGTACGCTGTGGGGGTGCGGGGGAACCGGGGGTGCGTCGAGGTGGACGGCAGGtacgcggcggcggtggcggctgtGCGCACCTGCGCGGACGCGGCACAGGTAGTTCACGCGTGGGTGCAACTGCGGCTGGCGTACGTGTCGCGGGAGTCGCTGGTGGTGGGGTGCGGCAAGCTAGTCTGGGACCCCAAGGCCATCGCCGCTCACTACCTCCGCTCCGCCACCGCCTTCTGGTTCGACCTCTTCGTCATCCTCCCCATCCCTCAG GTGTTCTTCTGGTTGGTTCTGCCGAGATTGATTAGAGAAGAAGAGATGGAGTCGATAGCAAACATTTTGTTGCTGATACTCTTATTCCAGTTTATTCCCAAGGTTTGCCACAGCATATGCATGATGAGGAGCATGCAGCAGGTCACTGGTTACATCTTTGGAACCATCTGGTGGGGCTTCGCCCTCAATTTGATTGCTTATTTCATTGCCTCTCAT GTTACCGGGGGTTGCTGGTACATTCTTGCAATCCAACGTGTTTCCTCGTGCCTCCAACAGCAATGCCAGAAGAAGAACAACTGTGGCTTTGCATCACTGGCATGCTCCAAGGAAGCTTGTGATCGGCTTCCATTGCCATCTGGGGTGGATCGAGCGTCCTGCTATAATAATGTCACCTCCATCAGAAACCAGAATGGTGTATGCTTCAGTGCCGATGGACCCTTTGCTTACGGTATTTATGATGCGGCTCTCCCTGTTATTTCCAGCAACTCCCTCACTGTCAAGGTTCTCTATCCTATATGTTGGGGCCTCATGACTCTCAG CACATTCGGCAACAATCTCGAACCCACAAGTCAATCGCTTGAGGTGATGTTTGGTATTGCAACTGTGTTAGGTGGCCTCATGCTCTTCACCTTGCTGATCGGAAACATTCAG GTGTTCTTGCATGCAGTCATGGCTaggaagaggaagatgcagcTGAGGTGCCGAGACATGGAATGGTGGATGAAGCGGAGGCAGCTCCCCTCGCGATTGCGGCAGAGAGTGAGGCAGTACGAACGCCAGAGATGGGCTGCAATGAGAGGGGAGGACGAGGTGGACCTGGTTAAAGACTTGCCGGAAGGGCTGCGGCGAGACATCAGGCGCCATCTCTGCCTTGATCTCATCAAACAG GTGCCTTTGTTCCAAAACTTGGACGATCTCATCCTCGACAACATATGTGACAGAGTTAAGCACATGGTGTTCTCCAAGGACGAAAAG GTGATCCGAGAAGGAGACCCCGTGCAGTGCATGGTCTTCGTCGTCCGCGGGCGCCTGCAGAGCAGCCAACGGCTCAGCAAAGGGGTGGTGGCGACGTGCATGCTGGGCCCTGGAAACTTCCTCGGCGATGAACTCCTCTCCTGGTGCCTTCGCCGTCCCTTCACCGATCGCCTGCCTGCTTCCTCCGCCACCTTTGCGTGCGTCGACCACACCGAGGCCTTCGGATTAGACGCCAACGACCTGCGATACATCACCGAGCACTTCAGATACAAGTTCGCAAACGATCGCCTCAAGAGAACAGCGAGATACTACTCGACCAACTGGAGAACATGGGCGGCCGTGAACATACAGCTCGCTTGGCGGCGCTACAAGACCAAGACAAGAGCGACGAGGGATCAGCCAGCCGAGCTCGGTGACAACGAGCAACGCCTTCGGCTGTACGCTGCCATCTTCATGTCAATCCGACCTCATGATCATCTCGAATAG
- the LOC103987247 gene encoding uncharacterized protein LOC103987247 produces the protein MAYEDKAMASRSPSPKIITPNISNSICTSSETEPVQTQNQQSGTLHGPVAILWDIENCPVPSDVRPEDVAGNIRMALRVHPVIKGAVTMFSAYGDFNAFPRRLREGCQRTGVKLVDVPNGRKDAADKAILVDMFLFALDNQPPSSIMLISGDVDFAPALHILGQRGYTVILVIPAGVGVSSALSNAGRFVWDWPSVARGEGFVPAKAYMPRIPDHAGCLSNCNIGANLDFQNEEEAIVYKGVSQNEYGGENNDRGYCYNSNSMRRGLDRISYSMTEYSGSNSVNGPYFTSSRSQSLPSGLSEGAGMDQNVTQEQAWWVRPGDLQGLKGQIVRLLEMSGGSMPLVRVPSEYLKFFGRPLYVAEYGVCKLVNLIRKMADALVVVGKGHKKLLCLRNAAYFDAKKYPGTSALVRKDKKGKQVLEENMDISISPHSGCSSDELSDDGKNDDPALGAADEFEDQFENVRHEVQELLVCYSCPVPLGTFEALYKQRYKKDLDYRSYGVDSLEELMEKLRDIVELCVDQGSKRKFLVLSSES, from the coding sequence ATGGCTTACGAAGATAAAGCAATGGCCAGTCGAAGCCCTTCACCAAAAATCATTACTCCAAATATCTCAAACTCCATCTGCACAAGTTCAGAGACTGAACCAGTTCAAACACAAAACCAGCAAAGTGGGACCTTGCATGGACCTGTGGCAATCCTTTGGGACATAGAAAATTGCCCAGTCCCAAGTGATGTTCGCCCAGAAGATGTTGCTGGCaacatccgaatggcattacgagTTCACCCTGTCATTAAAGGAGCTGTGACAATGTTCTCCGCTTATGGAGATTTCAATGCCTTTCCCCGAAGGCTGAGAGAGGGCTGCCAAAGAACTGGGGTTAAACTGGTAGATGTCCCAAATGGTAGAAAAGATGCTGCTGACAAGGCTATCTTGGTTGATATGTTTCTGTTTGCACTAGACAATCAACCACCATCATCTATCATGCTGATTTCAGGGGATGTAGATTTTGCTCCTGCTTTGCATATACTTGGCCAACGTGGGTACACTGTGATCCTTGTAATCCCTGCTGGAGTTGGTGTGTCTTCAGCTCTCAGCAATGCTGGCCGATTTGTTTGGGACTGGCCTAGTGTAGCCCGTGGTGAAGGTTTTGTTCCTGCAAAGGCTTATATGCCCCGCATACCTGATCATGCTGGATGTCTCTCAAATTGCAATATAGGAGCGAACCTAGATTTTCAGAATGAGGAGGAGGCCATTGTTTACAAAGGAGTTTCTCAAAATGAATATGGTGGAGAAAACAATGATCGAGGCTATTGCTACAATTCTAACTCAATGCGCAGAGGACTTGACAGAATTTCATATTCCATGACTGAGTACAGCGGCAGTAACTCAGTAAATGGGCCTTATTTTACTTCATCAAGATCTCAGAGTCTCCCATCTGGCTTAAGTGAAGGTGCAGGGATGGATCAGAATGTCACACAAGAACAAGCATGGTGGGTTCGGCCAGGAGATCTTCAGGGTTTGAAGGGCCAAATAGTGAGGCTGCTTGAGATGTCTGGTGGAAGTATGCCTCTTGTACGGGTTCCTTCAGAGTATCTAAAGTTCTTTGGACGACCACTTTACGTGGCCGAGTATGGAGTCTGTAAGCTGGTCAACCTTATCAGGAAAATGGCTGATGCATTGGTTGTGGTTGGCAAAGGGCACAAAAAGCTGCTATGCCTTCGCAATGCTGCTTATTTTGATGCGAAAAAGTACCCTGGAACATCAGCCTTGGTGAGGAAGGATAAGAAGGGAAAGCAAGTTTTGGAGGAAAACATGGATATCAGCATTTCTCCTCATTCAGGTTGCTCCTCTGATGAGCTTTCTGATGATGGGAAAAATGACGATCCTGCTCTAGGTGCAGCAGATGAATTCGAGGACCAATTTGAAAATGTAAGACACGAAGTACAAGAGCTTCTTGTTTGTTATTCCTGTCCGGTTCCCCTTGGCACATTTGAGGCTCTGTACAAACAGCGATACAAGAAAGACCTCGACTACAGGAGCTATGGGGTGGATAGTCTGGAAGAACTGATGGAGAAGCTGAGAGACATTGTGGAGTTGTGTGTGGatcaaggtagcaagagaaaattTCTGGTGCTGAGTTCAGAAAGCTGA